Within the Flavobacterium sp. CG_23.5 genome, the region ATCGCTGTTTTTAGTTTTTCATGGGCATCAATTACTGGGTATTGTTTCATTAAAATATCCCTAACTTTAAAGCCTTTAAGAAGGTGTTTTGACTGCATGGAATCCGCTTCAACTTGTGCACCTATTATAACAAATATCCCAATGAAAACTAGAAATGGATTGTATAAAAATCCTAAGAGGATAAAACCTACGGCTATAAATTGTCCTATTCGAGCAGCGATTTTTGTGGCAATATTTCTTTCTAATTTAAATGATAAAATTGCCCGTAAAATTCTTCCGCCATCCATGGGAAAAGCCGGAATTAAATTAAAAAGAGCCAACCAAAAATTGACAATAAAGAAGTTAAGGAAAAAATTAATTGCATTTACACCATTTGATAATTTGGCCATTAATTCGTTGGAATCACTTGGGATGGTGATAAAAAGGCCTGTAACGATAGCCAAAGTTATATTGACAAGTGGCCCCGCAATTGCAACCACCAATTCTTCTAAAGGTTTTTCAGGAATTTTATCTAATCGGGCTAACCCGCCAATTGGCAGTATGGTAATGTCTTTTGTATTTATATGATAATTTTTAGCCGCTAAAGCATGTCCTAACTCATGGAGAAAAACCGTTACAAATACACTTAAAATAAATAATACAGACCATAATATTTGAATTGCACTTTGACCATTTTTATAGTTTGCAAAAATAATGAATGCTATAAGTAGGGAGAATGTCCAATGAATATATAAACCGATACCAGCTATTTTTCCGAGTTTCAATGATCCTTTCATCTTTTGATTTTTTGCTAAAAATTATTTCAGAATGCATTTACGACCATGATATAATAATTAATGTAAAATCAATAAATTTTATTTTATTAACTATTGATTTTCAGTCAATTATATACTAAGTTACAAAAAAAGTCGAAGCAAGGGCAAATTAATTATTGAAGAGTACTACTTAATCCATCTACTAAAAAATTGAAAAATTGTCGATGAGACTATTTATTTGATTTCATTTTTGCAAATGCTATTATAAGCCCATTCATTTAAATTTGCAATTGTAGTACTGGCAATTCCATTTAATACTTCTGCAGTTAAAAAGCCCTGATGTCCGGTCAGTAAAACGTTTGGATGAGAAGAAAGTTTAAGTAATAAGTCGTCATTTATAGCAGAGCCGGTATGATCTTTAAAAAATATTGACTTTTCATGCTCATACACATCTAAACCTACGCCAGCAATAATTCCATCATTTAAAGCGTATAATAAGTCGACTGTATTTACGATACTTCCATGTGCGGTATTTATTAAAATGGCTTCTTTTCGCATCATTGTAAAAGTAGTTTTGTTAAAAAGATGATTGGTTTTGCTGTTAAGCGGACAATGAATGGATATTACATCTGAATTGGAACATAAATCATTGAAAGTGGTATATGAAATATTGGCTTGAAGCTTTAATTCTTCATCTTTTACAGGATCATACGCTAAAATTTTGCAACCAAATCCATGCATAATTTTTGCAAAAGCACTTCCTGTTTTTCCTGTCCCAATGATACCTATTGTTTTTCCTTGCAAATTGAAACCTATCAAATGATCGATACGATAATCACCCAGTTGCATTAGTTTTTGACCTAACATCAACTTTCTATTTAAGGCTAATAGCAAAGCTACCGCATGTTCAGCAACTGCAAAGGAAGCTGATATAGGGGTATTGGCAACTTTAATTCCCAATGCATGTGCTTTGGATATATTGATATAATCGGAACTTTCGGAGCGTAAAGCTATATATTTAACTCCCAAAGCATGCAATCGCTCCAGTACAATTGCTGAGGCTTCGTCTGAAGTGAAAATCGAAATGGCATCAAAACCTTTTGCCAGTTTCACGGTGGTTTCATTTAGTGATAAATCAGTGTAAACTAAATCGAGATTACCATGTGTTGCTTTTTCAATAAATGGTTTGTCGAAGCCAGATATACTATAAATTAATGTTTTCATAGCGGTGCTTTTTTAGTTCTTAAATTTAACTTTCTATAAAATCAATTTATCAATACTTAATCCACTTTAGGTTATCACAATTCAAATTATTTAGGGAGGTAATTTTTTACGCCACTATGATTTTCCTCTAGCTGAAACATTGGTAAATTAAAAATCTAATTTTTACCGTTCCATCGTTTTAATGTTGGTAAAATATTGATTGCTTTTTGAATAGTATTTATTGGAAGTTTTAGTTTCTTCATTTGCGTTGACACGGTGTCTTTCATGTCCTCTAAATTTATATTTGGTTTTTTGAAATCGCCGTTCTCATAACAATATTTGCAATACTCTTCATTTTTAAAGCCGTTTTGCTCTGTTCCTTTTAGTTCTTCTTTGTCAAGAGGCATTCCGCAACTTTGACACAATACTATATTTTCCATACAATTTGATATTTAAAAGGGTCGATTATAGTTATTTCAATTAGTCGCAAATTCTTTTTAAGGAGTTTTTTGCAAAAAAAACAATTTTTGTCTATTGGTTCAAAAGTTTTCAAATACCTGCTTTCGCAAAATGGACAGCCAATTTTTTTTATTTAAATTTTAGTAATCGGCTTGCTATTTTTCGTCTGAGGGTCCTTAGAATATTTTTACAAAATTAATATCTAGAAGGGCAAATTTCATTGCAAATTCTTTTCCGTCAACTATTTAATTTTTTCATAATCCAAAAAATCATACTCTATTTTATTTATGATAGAAAACCTGTTTTCAGTATTTTAGATACGAATTGCGGTCTAAGAAACAATGATTTCAGGTTTCATTTGTATTGGTGTTTTAATGGCGTTAGCAATCAAGCAGACATTCTTGCTCATCTCTAAAATATGTTTGATCCTTTCCGGTTTTTGGGAATAAGGGATAACCACTTTAGGTTGTAATACAATTTCAGTTACTATGTTTTTTCCATTTATAAAGTCAACGGTATACAAGGATTTACTTTCATAACTTACAAATTCGAGCTTTGAATTTT harbors:
- a CDS encoding NAD(P)-dependent oxidoreductase codes for the protein MKTLIYSISGFDKPFIEKATHGNLDLVYTDLSLNETTVKLAKGFDAISIFTSDEASAIVLERLHALGVKYIALRSESSDYINISKAHALGIKVANTPISASFAVAEHAVALLLALNRKLMLGQKLMQLGDYRIDHLIGFNLQGKTIGIIGTGKTGSAFAKIMHGFGCKILAYDPVKDEELKLQANISYTTFNDLCSNSDVISIHCPLNSKTNHLFNKTTFTMMRKEAILINTAHGSIVNTVDLLYALNDGIIAGVGLDVYEHEKSIFFKDHTGSAINDDLLLKLSSHPNVLLTGHQGFLTAEVLNGIASTTIANLNEWAYNSICKNEIK
- a CDS encoding site-2 protease family protein, with protein sequence MKLGKIAGIGLYIHWTFSLLIAFIIFANYKNGQSAIQILWSVLFILSVFVTVFLHELGHALAAKNYHINTKDITILPIGGLARLDKIPEKPLEELVVAIAGPLVNITLAIVTGLFITIPSDSNELMAKLSNGVNAINFFLNFFIVNFWLALFNLIPAFPMDGGRILRAILSFKLERNIATKIAARIGQFIAVGFILLGFLYNPFLVFIGIFVIIGAQVEADSMQSKHLLKGFKVRDILMKQYPVIDAHEKLKTAIDLLLDSQNKNFLVTDNAVPVGTLNRDLILLALAKTGENETINNVMDPNLIFLEADSLIENVYEDLYKNKSTLMLIMENNEVIGALDTENLLEFILIEEVKLKNDHAA
- a CDS encoding zinc ribbon domain-containing protein — translated: MENIVLCQSCGMPLDKEELKGTEQNGFKNEEYCKYCYENGDFKKPNINLEDMKDTVSTQMKKLKLPINTIQKAINILPTLKRWNGKN
- a CDS encoding OsmC family protein is translated as MHVYEVNLKWTGKSNGILSSTILPKEIEAATTPEYLKGIKGSWSPEHLLIASINSCLMSTFLTLAENSKLEFVSYESKSLYTVDFINGKNIVTEIVLQPKVVIPYSQKPERIKHILEMSKNVCLIANAIKTPIQMKPEIIVS